A stretch of Pangasianodon hypophthalmus isolate fPanHyp1 chromosome 9, fPanHyp1.pri, whole genome shotgun sequence DNA encodes these proteins:
- the LOC128318941 gene encoding uncharacterized protein LOC128318941, giving the protein MLFSVCRDMRRMWQGIQAITNYRTSPPACDSDAYLPDVLNNFYARFEAQNVVMARKNTPSPKDQVLCLTTADVRKTLHGVNLRKAAGPDNIPGRVLRGCADQLVDVPTDIFNISLSRGVVPTCFKATTIVPMPKKSSVSCLNDYHPVALTPIIMKCFERLVMRHIKTMLPPSLDPLQFAYCPNCSTDNAITTTLHLALTHLDNNDIHVRMLFIDFSSAFNTIIPQHLIGKLNLLGLNTSLCNWILDFLTGRPQSVRIGNSISNTSTLSTGAPRAACSVRCCSP; this is encoded by the coding sequence ATGCTGTTCTCGGTCTGTCGAGACAtgcggcgcatgtggcagggcatccaggctaTCACAAACTATAGAACATCaccacctgcctgtgacagtgatgcctacCTCCCAGATGtgctgaacaacttctacgctcggtttgaGGCGCAGAATGTTGTAATGGCAAGGAAGAACACTCCTTCTCCCAAGGACCAGGTGTTGTGCCTAACCACGGccgatgtgaggaagactctacacggAGTCAACCtgcggaaggctgctggaccagacaacattcctggcagagtgctcagaggatgtgcagaccagctggtggATGTTCCCAccgacatcttcaacatctccctgagcCGCGGCGTCGTTCCGacatgcttcaaggccaccaccatcgtccccatgccgaagaagtcttcagtgtcctgcctcaacgaCTACCATCctgttgcacttacacccatcatcatgaagtgcttcgagaggctcgtcatgaggcacatcaagaccatgctgcccccctcacttgACCCTCTGCAATTCGCTTACTGCCCCAACTGCTCAACAGAcaacgccatcaccaccaccctccatctggccctcacccacctggacaataacgATATacatgttcgaatgctgttcatagacttcagttcagcattcaacacaatcattcctcagcacctgattggtaAGCTGAatctgctgggcctgaacacctccctctgcaactggatcctggacttcctgaccgggagacctcagtcagtccggatcgggaacagcatctccaacaccagcacactgagcactggggcccccaGGGCTGCGTGCTCAGTCCGCTGCTGTTCACCCTGA
- the LOC117598114 gene encoding procathepsin L-like — translation MMRVLLLALLLSQVCCDMNLDGYWKSWKTEFNKNYSSVSEEAYRRAVWEQNVFKVMKHNEEAAAGQHTFTIGINHLSDMTTEEVSAKLNGLRVENFSPQDANENFTFLSDFSLPPSVNWTDDGFVSPVRNQGDCNACWAFSAVGALEAQMMKKKSPLVPLSVQNLIDCSSTEGNHGCHGGLITNAFNYIINNNGISTDADYPYEGKDCRYCRANHKYGHCSGFRVLQHNNEFELQKVVAKIGPVAVGINADEVTFHHYSKGIYNSTCKNLPLNHAVLVVGYGKEEGQQYWLVKNSWGADWGEGGYIRMLRNKNQCGIGSYSVVPIV, via the exons ATGATGCGTGTCTTGCTTCTGGCTCTGCTGCTCTCTCAGGTTTGCTGTGACATGAATCTAGACGGCTACTGGAAATCCTGGAAAACCGAATTCAATAAAAACTACAGCAGTgtg agtgaagAAGCATACAGGAGAGCAGTTTGGGAGCAGAATGTTTTTAAAGTGATGAAGCACAATGAAGAAGCTGCAGCAGGACAACACACCTTTACCATTGGGATCAATCACCTTTCAGACATG acAACAGAAGAAGTCAGTGCTAAACTGAATGGTCTGAGGGTGGAGAATTTTTCTCCTCAGGATGCTAATGAGAATTTCACCTTTCTGAGTgatttctccctccctcccagtGTGAACTGGACTGATGATGGATTTGTCAGCCCTGTGCGGAACCAG GGTGACTGCAACGCATGCTGGGCGTTCAGTGCTGTTGGAGCTTTAGAAGCTCaaatgatgaaaaagaagaGTCCGCTTGTTCCTCTGAGTGTTCAGAACCTGATAGACTGCAGTAGTACGGAGGGAAACCATGGCTGCCATGGAGGACTCATTACTAATGcctttaattacattataaacaataatggAATCAGCACTGATGCTGACTACCCTTATGAAGGAAAG GACTGCCGATATTGCCGTGCTAATCATAAATATGGACACTGTTCTGGTTTCCGGGTTCTTCAACATAATAATGAGTTTGAGCTGCAGAAGGTAGTGGCTAAGATTGGACCGGTTGCAGTGGGAATTAATGCGGATGAGGTCACATTTCACCATTACAGTaaag gtatTTATAATTCCACTTGCAAGAATCTACCATTGAATCACGCTGTTCTGGTGGTGGGATATGGAAAAGAAGAAGGGCAGCAATACTGGCTGGTCAAAAACAG ttGGGGTGCTGATTGGGGAGAGGGGGGCTACATACGAATGCTGCGAAACAAGAATCAGTGTGGAATCGGCAGCTATAGTGTTGTCCCCATTGTCTGA